Part of the Drosophila pseudoobscura strain MV-25-SWS-2005 chromosome 2, UCI_Dpse_MV25, whole genome shotgun sequence genome, tgtattttcaacatgacagcggcaacaaaaaatcaatttgtaaaTGTTTTTGGAGTCGAAGCGAGACAGACAGCCCCGACCGGGAAGGGAACTTTCACAATTCGCCCAACTCTTTGCTGCGCAGCGCGGCGCGACGCGGCTTCagttttcttgttgttgggGCTGTGGCAATTGCCGCTGCATATTTTCAGTTATTGCTGGCAGAGCGAAATGCACGAAAAACTGCCAAGTGACCCCATTGGCAGCTGCAGTGTCCTATCCTGTCCGTTTTGTAATTAGCGCTCGGTGCGACtctgttctgctgcttctgttggcACTCGGGGAGTTTCTGACCCCAATTACTTTGTCaccatttcaatttgcaatttcaGCCATTAACTAGTTACACTCAATGCAATTAAACTTGCACTTTTCCagtggcaccagcagcaaggCAGCAAGGTAGCACCCTGCAAGAAGCGCGCCAAACTTGCCACGCCCCCTGACATCGGAATGATGTCAGCATTCGCAGCCACCGCAAAGTGTTGTCCCTGATGCCGATGATGGTGCTGTTGTGCGAATATCTGTATTCCTATCTGCAGTTGTTGTGTGCCACAGAGTGAAAGTGCCCGCCACTGCCATTCGGCACACCTATACATATTAcgagtgcacacacacacacatacaaacactCAGGGAAGCCCTCGTCGTCCAGCTGCATGTGCGTTCCATTGGAATAATTTGAAATTGGAAAAAACATTCTCTTTTTTCCATCTTCTCATTGAGTTAATTGCAAATTGGATGAAATTGTAATTTTACACTTCATTTGATTCAATTCATGGCTGATTGACAATTTAGTTTTTCATTAAGGTAGTTCTTCAGGGGGCTTCGGCTTCAAGGATGAGCCAAGAAATTGTGGCCAAATATGACGGCTCCCTGATTGCAGGAAACCCATGAAGCTGAAGAACGGAAAGTATGTCAATGTGCTCCGCTCCAGCGACGGGAAATGGGCAGAGATACAAAAAAGCCCTAAATTTTATCCAAAGACTCGCCTGGAAATTGATCAGCTTCGAatatttacacatttattCAACAGGATATTCAAATTTAGACCCTAGACCACAAATGGCCTGAACAAACCGcaaaacccaacaaaatggaaaactatTTTCTCCAAACTTACAACAGATAGTGTACTTTTGTTTGCAACAAAATTTGAGCATTAAATTCTTTCCAATCGAGAAGGCATTAAACTGTGAAAATGCTATCGTTCTGCATATTTGAACTTTGCAGTTCCATGTCAGGTAAATCATGGCTGCAATAACTTGACAGgtgcaaattatgaaaatttcaCTCCGTCTCCCTCACTGATTTTAACTTCGGTACGATTTGTGTTCATCATAATTTTGTAAAAACAAACTGCTCGTTGGAAGAGTATAAATTGAGTGTGAAACCGGTTAGGTCAATAAATAAGTGGGAAATTATTGACGTACCGCTACTGGGAAGGGTCGTACTTAGTCGCTTTTCGTGGGCTGCAGCCCCTCTAAAAGGGCACACTCGTtataattgaataaaaaatcAGCAATTAAATTGCCCGTAAACAACATTTGACTCAGATCCGATTCAATTGAGTCGAATGTCAACAAACAGAGGCTGATTGCATCGCAAACACTTATTTGACTGCAGCTAGCAGCGAGCCTTAATGCCGCACTTCAGTTACTCGAAACAACAGTTACCTGGTTGATCGgattaaatttattatgtGGAATCCCGGCACCTTTGTGCCTATGTACATCGGCAAACAAACATTCACATCAGCCagggaaatatttaatttagaGAAGCTCGTACCAGTATCAAGCTGTATCTCAATATTTCCCAAAGTATAAACGACAAGTGATCGAAATAGCCAGAAAGAATCTGTAAAAAAATGATGGATATCGAACCGCAGCCGGTAGGATTCGAACCTACGCTCCCAGAGGGAATCTGATTTCTAGTCAGACGCCTTAACCGCTCGGCCACGGCTGCTTCTGTAACATTCGCCCACGAAATCTCTTGAAAAAAGCCTCTACCTATAGTATAatctataaataaatcaaaatatttagcAAATGCTTCcaagaaatatttataaaatattattatctGAAcagataagtttttttttgataagTATTTAAGTGTTGTTGCTTTCTAAAAATATCGACCAGCCATGGCATGGAATAACTTTTGAATAGTTTATATACTGGATCTGAATCTAAAAACATGTATTTGCAGAAAATTAGGGAATATTggaatattattattactaaatgaataaataataatctaAGTTCAAACGACATAAGCAATCCAGTAAGAAATCGAAGTGAGCGCCAGTGACCAAACGTTTTATGGGATTTTTTTTTCACAGAGCAAAAAATGTATCAGTCGGGGATGGGATTTTTCACCTGCAAGCAGCTTTTCCGCAGATTGGGAGGCAAATAAAACCAGTTTACGGATTTTTCATATGCCAAGGAAGACGACGTTTGGCTTAAGGTCGGGCATCTCGTTGTTAGAGTGATTTTCGGTGATAGTTTTTCATATCTGGTCGAATCTACTAGATGTGCAAGTTCATAAATAATCCTACTACTGGTCCTATTTTGGGTATCAGTGAACTCTCAAGGCATATTACGGCGGGACTTTAAGCTTAGAATCAAGCCAGAATCataatttcttaaattttcGGAATCAAAAGAAGCTTTGTGGTGACTCACAACACTGTTTCTTTAGCTCTACTTCAAGctacatatatagaaataaatcaataaatgaTACTTTCTTGCAGAAATGTCAGCAAACCGTTTATAAAATCATGTTTCTCCTCTTTTTTATCCGCATTCCTCTCACCACTAGGGTTCTGTAAGGAAAATAACTTTATCACAGCATATACTGGGAATGGGCTAATCAATTATTGAAGACTGTGGTCGGGAATGTGCGATGGGTTTGGGTGCGCCTGAATTTGGTTCATGGTAAAATCTGCGTATGCATGGCATGCATTACGCAAACGCTACGGCGCGCCGTGTGGTAACACGTTATAAACAAAAGTCATAAAGCAAACTTAAAGTTATGAATTTTTCAAATTCCTGATTTATATGTAGGGAAAGTTTTTTACacccctcccacacacacaaacacactcacacagaggACTCCTTGCGTGTGTGTAAGTGCAGCCCGAAAGAAGTTGCCATTTTTTTCGGTGTTTCCTCTGCATTTTTTGGCAAGTTTTCCATCTTTTTTTTAGCATGGCATAAAGTTGGAGTTGTCACGTGACTTGAGAACAGAGACGAGGGAAGCtcacataaaataaatagcaGCCAGATAGAGGCGACTCCTGGCAGCAGGTAGCTGCATATAATGCCTTGGCATGTGCTTGATGTGGTGTGAAAAGCGCCGGAAATGGTATTTACAGCAGACTAACTTCCTGTTTAGCCGGCAAAGGAAAGTAGAAGAAAGCGTAGGTAGCATATGCTCGGGTGCACGTTGTCtttgttttaatattcatatttGAGCATCAAAAATTATTCGTGGAAATTAAGTTGCATTCTAAACAGGGTGGTTGGAGGGGTCCATTCAGTGGAGGAGAGTGAAATAGCGTTACGGAGAGATGAGACAACGAGCAACGAAGTGAGCTTAAAAGGGACAGCAACGAAAATgctttgaatttaaaatctgCAATTTTCTGTTGATTGCCGCacccagaagcagcagcagaagcagcagcagcagtggcagtagcagcaaaGTGCAGTTATACTGTAgcatacaacaacaacctcaAAGTGTTGGCGGTTGGTAACTGGCGAGTGGagaatggaggaggagctgaagctggagctggagcagcagcggcaacatcaTCACAACTTTTGCGTAAAATTCCAGTCATGTGTCCCTAACAAATCCCTGCATTATTCATGAAATGATAAGATGACTTTGTGCTGCCGTCGTCGTCGGTCCTGCTCttgctccggctccggctccacccGCACTCcctactgttgctgctgctgctgtcttcTATCTTCCAGCTCTGCACGTAATATTTTTACATGCAGCTGCAGTCCGGACAGTCGGACAGCCGGACAGTCTGCCCTGGTTGTTGTCTGCATTTAACTACCAGGGATATCCGTTAACTATAAAACTTGCACGCAGACAGCAGCACGAAAGGTGCCAGGCACGCCGCTCAAAGGCAGGTTGCAAAAGTTATCCTGCTATTGGCCAGCCCATATGAATATGTTAATGCTTAGCAGAAAGCAGAGCCCTATTCCTAACCCTGAACAATCGGGGGGGACTCCACTTTATAGCAGGATGGCTGATAACAGCTGTTTGCTgtgacagcagcagctactGTTAAGGGTGATAAGAGCGCTGTTAAGGCATATACAGAGCTGTTAGAGGCAAAGGTATTCTCCAAAAGACCAAGCGACAAAGCTACAGagtcgctgttgctgctgtggcgcaGCATCCTCTCTTCGACTCTCTTTGCTGGTGCTCTTGCGAGAAAGGCGTCCTGTAACAGGACTCCCAGCGGTCGTGTAAACGAGCGTCGAGAGGACGACCCGAGGCCACGAAGTCttcagccgcagcagcagaagcagcagcagcagcagcaccgctgAACGATGACGATGCTGATGCTCCCGAGGACTGTGGGCCGCACATCGCGTGCTCGCAGCTTCAGTTAGTTCGGAAGCCTGAAGCCGCGCGGAGATACCCTGGACAGTGCTGCGTTGTCGCCCGTTTTGTggtcaataaaaaaaaaaacaaaaattattaagACATGAAATCGCTCAGGACTAGTCCGCACTCTGtgagagaaaacaaaataaacttcAAATAAACCGTGGGAAAGAACATTCCTCATAGCTCGCGAAATGTCAATTAGTGCTTGCAGTAGCTAAAATTCGAGTCTATCTGAAAACCATAACGAGATCCGCACGTTTTTCCGAGCCAAAATCAAAGTTTAGCAACGGAAAAATATCCTTAACTGACGGACAAACTGAACTGGCAACTTCCGCTTCCGCCGAGTGCTTCAACTTCAGTTTAATGTTAACTCTGGCAAAACCAAATTGACAAGAAGGAAATAAAGCAAGAGACCTAACAAAAAAAGGTACTGAGAACAAGGACCAAAGTGAGGGTCGCTAAAGGAAggagtggcagtgccagtggcagaggcagtggcagtggcaggtggcaggatGGCTTATTCAAATATTAAACACATGGATTCGTTTGAATTTggcatttaaattatttaagttgacaaacacatacatatgtacagacatacatacatacatttagaGACTTCGGATCGGATGCTTGGGcgtctgccacgcccactcgTCTGCCGCTGGACCATGTTTTCCGTGTGTCTCTTCTGTACgttgtctgtgtgtctgtgtttgtgtctgtgtctgcccTTCTGTACGAGCATTGCCTCCGTTTCGTTCCTCTCTGTTCCTTTCCCTTTCATGCGAATACGTACTTCCTGTCTCCAGCTTCGAGTCCTGCCCTGGATCCTGCTCCTCGAGCtgcttcctcttcttctctctaatgtttgttatttatttataacgGCACTGGCAGAGCGTATCCTTTGAACTTTTCTGCATGAGTTTGTCGCTCCGTTtacttatttatatttcattcTCCACTTTCTTCGCCCCGTCTTCacttcgatttcgatttggttgtcttctttttttatgctCGTATATCCTTTGACACGGGGTTCAATTAGTAGCGCCACCCATTGCCCTCCACTTGTATCTGTTCGATTCTagctctgtgttttttttctgtttttttcaaTTCCAACAAAAGGATCCGGTGAAACATATCGTACAGCTTTGTCATCGGCCAGAAAGAAAAACTACATAAATCAACGACACTGCCAAAGCCAAGGGCAACAATAACTGGACGAAGcaattaattttattcaaaCATTCAGCGGCGCCGCTCCGGCAGGAAGGACGAAAAATGGATTACGgctggctgctgtttctgttcaTCGCGCATTTAATTGGTAAGTTTTTTGTCTccgtttttcttttcattcgAAATTGTTGTCACCTGTCTGTTGTCGCTTTTCTCGCTGCTCTCCGATGATGTTTTTTCCGCCTCTCGTGCGGTTCTGTGCGGCTGTTCCTGCTGTTTGCTTGGTTAATGAAGCGGTTTCTGGGATTACGGAGCGTGTGTGTAGTGCGGACCACTGCTCTCCATCGCCTGCTTCCATCAAATCCTTCTCGCTTTCGGTAGCATTATTtgtgttattataattgttattgctgttggGCCGAACAGCAACCGCAAATCAATATTGGTAAAGTTTTCGCTTCTGGCCAGATTTCCGTCACTGCCGCCCTGCCCTCCCGACCTTCGGGCTGTTTTAATGACTTTGCCATCATTTCCACGGCTCCTGGTGGCTGTGGTGCGGCTGCTATTGCAGTTGCACTTTTCACTTGCCACTTGGCTGGCTCGTAGGTTCGGCAGCCTTCAGCCCTTTTGGCATTTGGTAATTTCTGCTGCCACAACTTTTGCCtccgctcctgctgctgctgctgcacatcTTGAGTGCAGTTTAAacttaaattgtatttttgaaATGTTCGCAATTAGGCAGACTGCCAAAGGCATCCTCCGTCTTCTCCTtcctctcactctccctctccccctccgtCTCTTGAATTGCCAATGGCAGTGGGGCAATTAATTTGCAGCGCATTAAATGAGCTGACGCTCTTCGCTCCTCTGCTTATACTTCACACAACGCGAACTAGAACCAGCAATGGCACGAGTACTCCTCCGTTTGCGCGATGGTAAAGTTCACTGCAATGCACTTGGtacttgtactcgtactcgtactcgcactcgtaatCGTAAattggaaaaagaaaaaggaaatggCCACAGCAGGTTTTCACTTTGTTTGATTGTTCCCCGTTACAAAATTTAAACTGTGGCAGTGACTTTTGGCATTGATTTTGCGAGAGGctttacatatatatgtttCCTTTTCCGACATAGTGTAAGTCCTTTCAAATAAAAGCACAAATGAAATATAAGCTGTAATGTATTTTTAATGCacaaaagtattaaaaacAATCCCATTTAAGATATTGATAGAGTAGATAGGGGAATTAGATAGGggaataaatttaataatattttaaatacataaaatatttaaattacccccaaataaactaaataaattgAGTTTTTGTGGCTTGAATGCTTTTCCAATTAATTTGTTATATACTTTAGTTACCAATAAGAGAATTTTTGGTTGTCTAATGAACTGAAACTCATTTTTGGAAACTTTTCGCCACCCACTGATCGGGTATATGAAAAGTTTCAGTTCACCTGCGAGACCGCATCTCCTCTCCGTCTGTGGCTGACACATTTTCCTTACACACCTCCGAGCACATTCATTCGAGGGATTCCTGAAATCCAGGACATTCACACAAAGAACTCCCACACAGAGGCAGACGGAGCAAGGGGTAGCAGAGCGGAAGACAGAGAGTGGGTGGGAAGGAGTGGTCTGTaacttttcaatttccaaAGAAAACCACAGCTGGACCCTCCCCAGCAATACTTATTACGAGTGTTTGCCATGTGCTAGCTCCTTTGGGCAACAATTTAGCCTGCCTAATGGAATTAAATATTGTCCATTGTGCCGTTTCAATTTACGATGTCGCCGTAGCCACaaagcatatatgtataacaaataacaaatagCTTAGTCCTCTTTATTTTGCATTGAAAATTAGTTGCCCACTTGGATCCTCTTCTATTTCCACTCACTATGGCACCCCCAGTCGGACCCCAATTATTTTGAGATGCAACTGCGTTCTGCTATCGTCCGAAAACACTCTGCTTATTTGTTGTTTAGTTatatatttccttttttttaatactttgTGGATTCTTGTAGGGGGATATGACTTCTAATCAAATGATTATATATGCACATGAGCTGGCCACAAAGGACAAACTCATTTCTAGTTGTACTTTTAGGTAAAAATGTTCCAGTCTCACAGAAAAATTCCATGGCAAAAATGTTTCCATAAATGTCTCATCCCGGCGTCTCTAACTGAATTTATCACCAAACTTGGTCAGAGCTGCCCCCTCTCCCCATGGACACCTAGAGAGTATCTAGCCAATCCCAGAAATGCACATGTAAATTTTCTCCTGCGTGGGATGGTACGGGTTTGGTCGGGCTCGGCTCTGGTCTGTGGAGTAAATGCGTTTGCCAGACCAGACACGAGTGAAATGTGTAGGTTAATTATCAGCAAAGTTTTCATGTGCTGAGGTGTAAATATATCTATgtttgtatctgcatctctGTACATCTGTACACGTCCCAACCCCTGTGTGTGGTTAGCCGAGCTGGGAAAGGGCTtagcacacaaacacaccagGCCAAAACCGAAGGGGGTTGGTTGCCCTTGCCGTTGCCTTGCCCCTAAACAAATGGAAGAGGAGGGATTAAAGTTCTCATTAGTTTTGGTTGATTTAAAAGCAGTTTCGGACTGGGGCTTACGACTGCTTACGCAAGCAAAACTTGCTAATGAATTCCATCAATTTTCCACACGCCGGCCAAAGTATTTCGGTATGGAAATCAATTTAGGCAAAGTATTTAAATCCATATACTATgggtgtatgtatgtgttagTGGTAACTTAAGTGTTTTCTTGTATTCTATTTAGCTTAAAGGTGCAAATAGCTGGGGTTTTGTTACTTAACCTTACACTTCCAACTGATTTAACTGAACGCctattcaaataaatatcttTATCAAAGATTGTACACTTAGGGATGGTATTAAAAGAAAAGGTTTTTTAATTGTGTCTTGAACACAAAATAGTTACGTTATATACATAATTTATTTCTTACGAGCAGTTGTTCTtcgaaaatataatttggtATTCGAAATAAGgatacatttacatacatgAGTATTTATCGTGACATTTACTTTATCTTTAAACTTTGGTCCCCGGTCCGAGTCTGTCATCCTGCAGCGAACGCATTCCTCGGCTCAtgttaaatttatattttgaaacACAGAAGCCGAGTCGTTTGACAGTTGGTTTGTTCGCATTTCTTATCAGTTCTCGGTCACCGTCCACCACCCACTGAAGTTTATTCAGCTTGTAGACAGGCTTATCGCTGGCCAGCACTGCCCCCTGAGtgggtcctggtcctgccaTAACTATCGTACATATGCCAGTTACATATGGCCCCGTATCCCATATCCATTGCATTTTGTTGCGCTTAGTCCacttcctctctccctctttcttcATCTCTCCGTCCATCTCTTTCTGCTGCAGTGGCACACCCTGCTACCTGGCCAACTAACTGTTTTGCATATTCATATCatgaaatttcaaatttattcGATGTCTCATGTGCCAGAGGATGGCAAGCCCATGCAGAAATTTGTAAACCATAGCCCATCGCATATCCCATCGCCCCCTGTGTTCCAGGTCAGTAACCTACGTGAATTAAAAATTACGCATCCCCAAACGCCCCCAACCACAAACCGACCAACATTCCCGTGTGTTGTGCATCGCATACGAGTATCCCTATGTTTTAGACACCAAATTTTGTCATTGGCCTGTGGCCGGGTTCCTGTgtccgatgccgatgccgatgcccgatgcccaGAGGATGCAGGAGCCTCCAGTTTTGAGCCTGTTTATATTGCATGTTACGGTCCCATGCACCTGCGGCCCACCCCAGAATCGATTACAGGAAATAGATCGGGATCCCTGCAATCAGGCACTGCTTTAATCATTTTGTTTCAGTAACAAAgcttttgtattttgtttagtatTGCATTTGAATGAACAGAACATTCGGTGTCTCGTTTCAATGCAATTCTTCTTGTTTAAGCACTTTTAGAGCTTAAGATAGAGCTCGAAATAGGACTGGTGTTTAGGAACAGTATTTAAAGCCACGTTGGCTAGGGTTCCATCCTAGAGAAACAATTTCAATATGGAACTTTTCTAAAGCGTCGTATCATCGTATTTTCGTACAATATTCTTTCTTTTcgatatttaattattattagaTAATACAAAACCATAAGAATGACCCCgttttttcccccatttctTTACTTCAGATTATTCAAGCGTCTCGGCCCTGTTTGTTACGGACATAAGTGTGCCAGAAATAGTGGACTTTCGGGACAACGTGACGCTCTCCTGCAGCTATGACATGCGAGGACACACCCTGAACTCTGTCAAATGGTACAAGGATCACGAGGAGTTCTTCAGGTACTATCAAAGGCGAAATCTGCTTGCATGAACATCGTTTTCATTGGCTCTTTCCCGCGATCAGGTATTCTCCGCTGGCCAGTCCGATCTATATGACCTTTGGCGTGCCCGGCCTGCAAGTGCTCGACGGCAAGTATCTGTGCAACGAGTCTAGCTGCAGATTGGACCTAAGCCTTCAGGGTGCCCGGTCGACGGGCTTGTACAAGTGTGAGGTCAGCGGCGATGCACCTCACTTCAAGCTGGCGGACAAGGCAGACAACATGACGGTGGCAGGTGGGCACACGCCGAATAGCACTTTTCCATTTGTCCCCCTGCTAATTTCTGGCTTCCATTAACACAGCCCTGCCCCAGAGCGACCCGCTAATCGAGAGCTTCAACTCGATGTACCGCATGGAGGAGTTCCTGAGTGCCACGTGCTCCTCGGACTACTCCAGCCTACCCACCCGGCTCACCTGGTACATCAACGGCGAGCAGGTTAGTGTGCCTAGTCCACGATCCCCCGTCTCTTGTACCTGTCCCCATCCCTGTCCTTGTCGCCCAAGCCATGCTATTGTTCTACCTCGATTTCCCGCTTATTGCAGCCTCTGCTGGGCGAGCTGCAGCCCACCATCGACACCAGCATCCCGGCTCACGACTATGTGCTGCGTCGCCAGCGGCTGCAGGTGCACTTTTATCTGCAGGGACAGCGCTTCTACCAGGCTGGAAAAATCCTCGAGCTGAAGTGCGTCGCGGAAATTGAGAATTATCCGGAGCTGCGGCGGGAAACGTCACTCAGCGCCTCACTTTCGCAGTTCGATAATTTGAACAATCAAATGCTGATACATGCGGGCACCAGTAAGTGCCAAACCCCCCCTACATCCACCTTTTCCGGTTCGGTTTTTGGTATTGGTTGTGCAATTTagcatttcgtttcgtttgccttggtttcgtttcgtttcaatGCAATTAACTAACCGCCGTGACATTTCCTCTGGCTTATTTGtcttttccttcctttttctCCCGACTTGCAGATTCTGGGGCCGCACAAAGGAGCCGCGCCTGGGCCACGACCTCGCTAATTTCCGCCTGGCTGGTGACACTTTTTCTCGCACTGTGCTTTCGACGCCCCTCATGAACGGGCTCCAAATTGCTCAGGGgatcggagtcggagtcggagttggcGTTCGAACGGGTTGCGCCTCGTACTCGTTTGGCGACTTTGTCAACTATATCATCACGTTAGTTAGTTAGTCAGTCAGCTAGTCActtagttagttagttagttagttaggGTAACACACAAAGGTAAGACCGCAAACTAGTCAATAGGCAAAGCTTTCGGGTGTAAATAGGGTTgaagttggagttggagtcgtGTTGAAGTTTACAATTTTTAGGAGTGTGCCAAATATTCACAGTCAAACGAAATCAGGTTCAAGATTAATGCAATTCAAGAAACTTCATTTCACGTGAATTTAATTCATCTATTGTTTAAGTATACGACAGATAAGAAGTGATCAATTTTCAGTAATACTCGTATGGTCTTCAAGCCAATTGAATTCATTTTTGGTGAGGAAAAACATACACATATTGCTTATCGATAAATTTGATCAATTTCACGTGGTGGTGTGGACCTTGTACATGAATGTTTTCAAGTTGATTAGCTGAACAAACACGAATACGACCTGcctgaatatatatattccgaTACTATCCTGAATAATGTCACTCGCCAGCGAAGCGATCGAATTTATATcgaatgtatgtatatagatgtAATTTTTTCCCGTTCGTTGCTTGGCAATTGAATGACAAACACATGCATTTGTAGAGCACATTGAACACTTTTCGAGTACTATATTTATCCGCACACCACGAGTATTTGTCCGACGCGACCGTGACGCCAAGTGGATGGGTCATGGGCTATGGGTTATGGGCTACGGGAATACACaacccacaaaaaataatGCATATGaaacataataaaaataaatgaattacacacaaaaaagatgGAATTAATGGAATAACATGAGATTTTATCAGTGAGAAATATGCAGATGCTGTAAAAATCATTATAATTAAGTCTAGCATAAATATGCtgtaaatacaattttaaacaTTCAAAACAGAGGACAAACAACTATAAATCATGTCATAAAGCCAGACTCCTACAAAATacgtacataaatatgtacatatgtgtgtatgggtatatgtatgtaggtgttTGAATGTATCTCGGCCTGTCCTTGCGGCGTCCAGCCATAACGAGTGCCAACTAAACCGAATCGCAGCACATAGTAAGTTTCATTTGGCTGAGCGACTACAAATAGAAACTAAATGCTAACCACGGGTCGATGTCCTCTCGTTACcataaacagcaacaacaaatgaaagATATTTTCCACTGAGAGTGGGACAGAAAAAAGGGAATGCATACTCAGGCTAcatttaacaaaaaacaaagagaaaccaaaaccaaataaaacaaTTCAGTATAACTTGATATACATACTTAACGAAATGAAGCCTGAAAATTTTTGAAATCACTTTTGTTAATAAATATCCAATTAAAATAAAGCTCTGAGCAGAGTGTGTGCTGAAAAAAGTGTGCAGAAAATTAAacataaatgtataaattaatttaccTACTCATTCGCACGTCTTTCG contains:
- the beat-Va gene encoding uncharacterized protein beat-Va is translated as MDYGWLLFLFIAHLIDYSSVSALFVTDISVPEIVDFRDNVTLSCSYDMRGHTLNSVKWYKDHEEFFRYSPLASPIYMTFGVPGLQVLDGKYLCNESSCRLDLSLQGARSTGLYKCEVSGDAPHFKLADKADNMTVAALPQSDPLIESFNSMYRMEEFLSATCSSDYSSLPTRLTWYINGEQPLLGELQPTIDTSIPAHDYVLRRQRLQVHFYLQGQRFYQAGKILELKCVAEIENYPELRRETSLSASLSQFDNLNNQMLIHAGTNSGAAQRSRAWATTSLISAWLVTLFLALCFRRPS